One genomic segment of Hordeum vulgare subsp. vulgare chromosome 2H, MorexV3_pseudomolecules_assembly, whole genome shotgun sequence includes these proteins:
- the LOC123430315 gene encoding uncharacterized protein LOC123430315 has protein sequence MHLITLFTKIIGVVTIALVSIVSILGLICLSRAVYFQLWINKRGYQRLNYFNGPWLTRITLVLVAFWWGIGEVLRLTFVNGEGRFTSDPTWQENVCKFYIISNLGFAEPGLFLLLAFLLSAALQKQELGTLNRKWNRKTIRAMFVICLPSFLWEACVVFIGPRVASDDGQTSKLGKFWYSATAVHNGNVACTYPLLSSIFLGAFYIILAIYVMFVGGQMLSLVINKGLRRRIYMLIFATIILLPRATLLGLSIVAWPGETSHESLVFISFLVLMLAAMVGIVILVYFPVADAFAIIDQGNIEMQADQETIL, from the coding sequence ATGCACTTGATTACTTTATTCACCAAGATCATTGGTGTGGTGACCATTGCCCTCGTTTCCATAGTTTCCATCTTGGGCCTGATCTGCTTAAGCCGAGCGGTGTATTTTCAGCTGTGGATCAACAAAAGAGGCTACCAGCGACTTAACTACTTCAACGGGCCGTGGCTAACAAGGATAACACTAGTATTGGTTGCCTTCTGGTGGGGTATTGGAGAAGTACTTCGGCTCACTTTCGTGAATGGAGAGGGGAGGTTCACTTCTGACCCGACGTGGCAAGAAAATGTTTGCAAATTCTATATCATCTCAAATTTGGGGTTTGCAGAGCCAGGATTGTTCTTGTTGCTCGCTTTCCTTCTCAGTGCAGCTTTACAGAAGCAAGAGCTTGGTACCTTAAACCGGAAGTGGAATCGAAAAACCATACGCGCCATGTTCGTTATCTGCCTTCCTTCATTTCTCTGGGAAGCTTGTGTTGTTTTCATTGGTCCTCGTGTCGCTTCAGATGATGGCCAAACATCAAAGCTTGGAAAGTTCTGGTATTCAGCTACAGCGGTCCACAATGGCAATGTCGCATGCACATACCCATTGTTGAGCAGCATATTTCTTGGGGCATTCTACATCATATTGGCCATTTATGTGATGTTTGTTGGAGGACAGATGCTGTCTTTGGTGATCAACAAGGGGCTCCGACGGAGGATATACATGCTAATATTTGCCACTATAATATTACTTCCCCGAGCTACACTTCTTGGGCTCTCCATTGTTGCATGGCCAGGTGAAACATCCCATGAGTCACTCGTATTTATCTCCTTCCTGGTGCTGATGCTTGCTGCCATGGTTGGTattgtgattttggtgtattttcCGGTTGCTGATGCCTTCGCTATAATTGATCAAGGGAACATTGAGATGCAAGCGGATCAGGAGACTATCCTATGA